A genomic stretch from Gallus gallus isolate bGalGal1 chromosome 13, bGalGal1.mat.broiler.GRCg7b, whole genome shotgun sequence includes:
- the PDLIM4 gene encoding PDZ and LIM domain protein 4 isoform X1, translated as MRRRRAGAERSAGHGAPTPLCRTRWPCAAPRRGVSAWWAINPGSKAALANLCPGDIILAINGESTEAMTHLEAQNKIKACVEQLLLSVSRAEERSWSPPILEDGKAQAYRINIEPEPQDNGPAVGKRPMPHAAGGSPVDSRPALSLQHPQPSRPHASSSADAALPLQLSGLHISPSQSTDPLKSLPRNRNGIDVESDVYKMLQDYERPASEPKQSGSFRYLQGMLEAGENGEKLDRLSNPRSIKPAGPKLGAAMSGLQMLPECTRCGNGIVGTIVKARDKLYHPECFMCDDCGLNLKQRGYFFIEEQLYCETHAKERVKPPEGYDVVAVYPNAKVELV; from the exons atgcggcggcggcgggcgggagcgGAGCGCAGCGCTGGGCACGGAGCCCCAACCCCGCTATGCCGCACTCGGTGGCCCTGCGCGGCCCCTCGCCGTGGGGTTTCCGCCTGGTGGGCG ATTAACCCTGGAAGTAAAGCAGCCCTGGCCAACCTGTGCCCAGGAGACATCATTCTGGCCATTAATGGGGAGAGTACAGAAGCCATGACGCACCTGGAGGCTCAGAACAAGATCAAGGCGTgtgtggagcagctgctgctgtctgtgagcAG AGCTGAGGAGAGGAGCTGGTCACCACCCATACTGGAGGATGGGAAGGCACAAGCTTACCGCATCAATATTGAGCCTGAGCCGCAG GATAACGGCCCTGCAGTGGGCAAGAGGCCCATGCCCCACGCTGCAGGTGGGAGCCCAGTGGACAGCAGGCCGGCACTGAGCctgcagcacccccagcccagccGGCCGCATGCCAGCAGCAGCGCCGATGCCGCCTTGCCGCTGCAGCTCAGTGGGCTGCACATCTCTCCCTCCCAAAG cACCGACCCCTTAAAGTCCCTCCCACGGAACAGAAACGGGATCGATGTGGAGTCAGATGTCTACAAGATGCTCCAGGATTACGAGAGGCCTGCCTCAGAGCCCAAGCAGTCGGGGTCCTTCCGCTACCTGCAGGGCATGCTGGAGGCTGGGGAGAACG GTGAAAAACTCGACAGACTGAGCAACCCTCGGAGCATCAAACCTGCAGGACCGAAGCTGGGCGCTGCCATGTCCGGGCTGCAGATGCTCCCCGAGTGCACGAGATGTGGCAATGGGATCGT ggGGACCATCGTCAAAGCCCGCGACAAGCTCTACCACCCCGAGTGCTTCATGTGCGACGACTGCGGCCTCAACCTGAAGCAGAGGGGCTATTTCTTCATCGAGGAGCAGCTGTATTGCGAGACGCACGCCAAGGAGAGGGTTAAGCCCCCCGAGGGCTATGACGTGGTGGCTGTTTATCCCAACGCTAAAGTTGAACTCGTCTAA
- the PDLIM4 gene encoding PDZ and LIM domain protein 4: MPHSVALRGPSPWGFRLVGGKDFSTPLTISRINPGSKAALANLCPGDIILAINGESTEAMTHLEAQNKIKACVEQLLLSVSRAEERSWSPPILEDGKAQAYRINIEPEPQDNGPAVGKRPMPHAAGGSPVDSRPALSLQHPQPSRPHASSSADAALPLQLSGLHISPSQSTDPLKSLPRNRNGIDVESDVYKMLQDYERPASEPKQSGSFRYLQGMLEAGENGEKLDRLSNPRSIKPAGPKLGAAMSGLQMLPECTRCGNGIVGTIVKARDKLYHPECFMCDDCGLNLKQRGYFFIEEQLYCETHAKERVKPPEGYDVVAVYPNAKVELV; the protein is encoded by the exons ATGCCGCACTCGGTGGCCCTGCGCGGCCCCTCGCCGTGGGGTTTCCGCCTGGTGGGCGGTAAGGACTTCAGCACGCCGCTGACCATCTCCAGg ATTAACCCTGGAAGTAAAGCAGCCCTGGCCAACCTGTGCCCAGGAGACATCATTCTGGCCATTAATGGGGAGAGTACAGAAGCCATGACGCACCTGGAGGCTCAGAACAAGATCAAGGCGTgtgtggagcagctgctgctgtctgtgagcAG AGCTGAGGAGAGGAGCTGGTCACCACCCATACTGGAGGATGGGAAGGCACAAGCTTACCGCATCAATATTGAGCCTGAGCCGCAG GATAACGGCCCTGCAGTGGGCAAGAGGCCCATGCCCCACGCTGCAGGTGGGAGCCCAGTGGACAGCAGGCCGGCACTGAGCctgcagcacccccagcccagccGGCCGCATGCCAGCAGCAGCGCCGATGCCGCCTTGCCGCTGCAGCTCAGTGGGCTGCACATCTCTCCCTCCCAAAG cACCGACCCCTTAAAGTCCCTCCCACGGAACAGAAACGGGATCGATGTGGAGTCAGATGTCTACAAGATGCTCCAGGATTACGAGAGGCCTGCCTCAGAGCCCAAGCAGTCGGGGTCCTTCCGCTACCTGCAGGGCATGCTGGAGGCTGGGGAGAACG GTGAAAAACTCGACAGACTGAGCAACCCTCGGAGCATCAAACCTGCAGGACCGAAGCTGGGCGCTGCCATGTCCGGGCTGCAGATGCTCCCCGAGTGCACGAGATGTGGCAATGGGATCGT ggGGACCATCGTCAAAGCCCGCGACAAGCTCTACCACCCCGAGTGCTTCATGTGCGACGACTGCGGCCTCAACCTGAAGCAGAGGGGCTATTTCTTCATCGAGGAGCAGCTGTATTGCGAGACGCACGCCAAGGAGAGGGTTAAGCCCCCCGAGGGCTATGACGTGGTGGCTGTTTATCCCAACGCTAAAGTTGAACTCGTCTAA